The genomic interval CGTCGCCCGCGATGGCGCGGCGGTCGGCTTCGAGCGTGACTTCGCGGGCGGCCTGCTCCGCGGTTTCGCCGCGGGCTTTCGCGGACGCCGTGCCGTTGCAGATGGCCGTGAGCATGCGCGCAACGCGGACCACGTACGAGTCGTCGTGCATCACCGGCCCGTGCCCCGGGACGATGGTGGATGCGCCCAGCGCGGCGACGGAATCCAGCGCGGCGATCCACTCCGCCGGATACGAGTTGAAGGCGAACGGCACAGGCGCCACGACGAGGTCGCCCGTCGCGACGATCTTCTCGTCCGGCAGCCAGACCACGGCGTCGCCGCGCGTGTTGCCGCGGCCGAACCAGCGCAGCACCACCGTCCGTCCGCCGCCGGTGAGCACCAGGCGGTCGCGAAACGCGATCGTGGGCAGCGTCTCGCGGAAGCCGGGCGCCTCCGCCACGTACCGCCCGCCGATGCGGGACGCGCTGGTGAGCGCCGCACGCTCGCTGGGCGAGATTGCGGTGCTGTCCGCGCCCAGCCCCTGCGCCATCAGCCGGCGGAGGCGGGCGAGGAACGCAGGGATGCCCTCCACCTGGCCCGTGCGGTTGTCGCGGCCCAGCGTCGCCAGGTCGGCGCGGGTGTTCTCGTGCGCGATGAACTCCACGCCGGGAAAGCGCTCGCGGTACACCTGGTTGCCCGCGGTGTGGTCGTCGTGCCAGTGCGTGTTGACCACGTAGCGCACCGGCTTGGGGGTGATGCGGCGCAGCGCGCCGATCACGGCAGACGTCGCGGCGCGGGTGAACTGCGCATCCACCACGACCACGTCGCGCTCACGGACGATGAAGACGCTGTTCGACTGCACCGCCAGCGACTCCGGCTCGCGG from Longimicrobiaceae bacterium carries:
- a CDS encoding MBL fold metallo-hydrolase, which gives rise to MSGAVVVLGLMQGSHRAAAQAGDAGRGSGTAVAEGFDVQRIGRDVYAVIRREPESLAVQSNSVFIVRERDVVVVDAQFTRAATSAVIGALRRITPKPVRYVVNTHWHDDHTAGNQVYRERFPGVEFIAHENTRADLATLGRDNRTGQVEGIPAFLARLRRLMAQGLGADSTAISPSERAALTSASRIGGRYVAEAPGFRETLPTIAFRDRLVLTGGGRTVVLRWFGRGNTRGDAVVWLPDEKIVATGDLVVAPVPFAFNSYPAEWIAALDSVAALGASTIVPGHGPVMHDDSYVVRVARMLTAICNGTASAKARGETAEQAAREVTLEADRRAIAGDDKWMNVLFRQFFLAPAVARAYAEAPAPH